In Candidatus Bathyarchaeia archaeon, one DNA window encodes the following:
- the thsB gene encoding thermosome subunit beta has protein sequence MSLPASGIPVLVLKEGSTRSRGREAQHTNIMAARIIAETVKSSLGPKGMDKMLVDSFGDVTITSDGRTILDEMDVQHPAAKMMVEVAKTQDNEAGDGTTTAVILAGELLAKAEELIGKNIHPTIIIDGYKKAMEKALETLEKIAIPVDLSSTEYLKKAAMTSMASKLVAEHREHLAELAVKAVLQVAEKVDGKYKVDIDDVKVEKKPGESLRDTILVNGIVLDKEVVHPGMPKRVENAKIALLDTPLEIEKTEFDAKINIESPEQMEAFLKQEEAMLRDMVEKLAAVGANVVLCQKGIDDMAQHFLARKGILAVRRVKKSDMEKLAKATGGRIITNLDDMTPADLGYASIVEERKIGDDKMTFVEGCKNPRSVTILIRGATERVVDEAERSLHDAICVVRDIVEEPKVLAGGGAPELEIARVLKKFAETLPGREQLAVRSFAEALEVIPATLTENAGLDPIDILSELRVKHEKGETWAGIEVHSGKVQDMREAGVFEPLSVKKQVIKSATEAASMILKIDDVIAAAKMKPPSVPKGKGEEGAGE, from the coding sequence TTGTCATTACCCGCATCTGGAATCCCAGTTCTAGTGTTAAAAGAGGGCTCAACACGTTCAAGGGGCAGGGAAGCCCAGCACACTAACATTATGGCAGCTCGCATAATAGCTGAAACCGTTAAAAGTTCCCTAGGCCCAAAGGGCATGGACAAAATGCTTGTGGACAGCTTCGGCGACGTTACAATAACCAGCGACGGCCGCACTATTTTGGACGAGATGGATGTCCAGCATCCAGCAGCAAAAATGATGGTGGAGGTTGCCAAAACCCAAGATAATGAAGCTGGAGACGGCACCACAACAGCGGTTATTTTGGCTGGCGAGCTGCTGGCTAAAGCTGAAGAGTTGATAGGGAAAAACATTCATCCAACAATCATAATTGACGGCTACAAGAAGGCTATGGAGAAGGCTCTTGAAACCCTTGAGAAAATCGCCATACCAGTCGACTTAAGTTCAACGGAATACCTCAAGAAAGCAGCTATGACATCCATGGCAAGCAAGCTTGTAGCCGAGCACAGGGAGCACTTGGCAGAGTTAGCGGTAAAGGCTGTTCTTCAAGTGGCGGAGAAGGTGGACGGCAAATATAAGGTGGATATTGACGACGTTAAAGTGGAGAAAAAGCCAGGTGAATCGCTGAGGGACACAATACTCGTGAATGGCATAGTCTTGGACAAGGAAGTTGTTCACCCCGGAATGCCGAAGCGCGTAGAAAACGCCAAAATCGCCCTACTCGACACGCCACTAGAAATTGAGAAAACCGAGTTTGACGCAAAAATTAACATCGAAAGCCCAGAGCAGATGGAGGCTTTCCTCAAGCAAGAGGAAGCCATGCTAAGGGACATGGTTGAGAAGCTTGCCGCAGTAGGCGCAAACGTCGTCCTATGCCAGAAGGGCATCGACGACATGGCACAGCATTTCCTGGCAAGAAAAGGAATCCTTGCCGTTAGAAGAGTCAAAAAGTCGGACATGGAGAAACTTGCAAAAGCCACCGGTGGAAGAATAATAACAAACTTGGATGACATGACCCCAGCGGATCTGGGCTATGCAAGTATTGTTGAGGAACGTAAGATCGGCGACGACAAAATGACCTTTGTTGAAGGATGCAAGAACCCCCGCTCAGTAACCATCCTTATAAGGGGCGCAACGGAACGCGTAGTGGACGAGGCTGAACGCTCGCTACATGACGCTATCTGCGTTGTCCGGGACATAGTTGAAGAGCCAAAAGTTCTAGCTGGCGGTGGGGCACCGGAGCTGGAAATTGCCCGCGTACTGAAGAAGTTTGCGGAAACCCTCCCGGGCAGGGAGCAGTTAGCAGTGAGAAGCTTTGCAGAGGCCCTTGAGGTTATTCCGGCAACCTTAACCGAGAACGCTGGTTTAGATCCCATCGACATCCTCTCAGAGCTTAGGGTGAAACATGAAAAGGGCGAAACATGGGCTGGAATAGAGGTTCACTCTGGAAAAGTCCAAGACATGAGAGAAGCAGGAGTCTTCGAACCCCTATCAGTGAAAAAGCAAGTGATAAAGTCCGCGACAGAAGCCGCCTCAATGATACTGAAGATTGACGACGTCATCGCCGCCGCAAAGATGAAGCCTCCCTCAGTGCCCAAGGGCAAGGGCGAAGAAGGCGCTGGGGAGTAG
- a CDS encoding pyridoxal-phosphate dependent enzyme — protein MSFEVKCVACRKNANLLDYKCASCGSPLAIKIHKAFSKRDICKKDFSVWRYAQFFPYVNTEDAVTLGEGWTPLVKFAGNVYFKLEGLNPTGSFKDRGSTVLVSAIHREIKRLGGFIAEDSSGNAGASIAAYAARAGLKAKVYVPEGVAGPKLNQIMFYGAEVVRVSGSRSRVAEEAQKPEGGKFYVGHILHPVFRDGIRSLAYEVVEQFGWKAPRHVYLPVSAGTLLLGVIGGFKHLASADVIKEMPRIIACQTRQVSPLYHRLKGLPYHPPEKATSIADALVSTAPPLLELMHRELKAVDGDAVMVEEHEILQAFRELAGLGFYVEPSSAVAYAAYQKQLQAGEVTRGEETVVILTGMGLKTALKPS, from the coding sequence ATGAGCTTTGAAGTTAAATGTGTGGCCTGTAGAAAGAATGCTAACCTTCTGGATTACAAGTGCGCCAGCTGTGGAAGCCCCTTAGCCATCAAAATACACAAAGCCTTCAGCAAGAGGGATATCTGCAAAAAAGACTTCAGCGTTTGGCGCTATGCCCAGTTTTTCCCCTACGTGAACACCGAGGACGCTGTGACGCTTGGAGAAGGCTGGACGCCTCTTGTTAAGTTTGCTGGCAACGTTTACTTCAAGCTTGAAGGCCTCAACCCCACGGGCTCCTTCAAGGACAGAGGTTCCACAGTGCTTGTTTCAGCCATCCACAGAGAGATAAAAAGGCTCGGAGGCTTCATCGCGGAGGATTCCTCGGGAAATGCCGGCGCATCTATAGCGGCGTATGCAGCCCGCGCTGGATTAAAGGCTAAAGTCTATGTTCCGGAAGGCGTTGCTGGACCAAAACTTAACCAGATAATGTTTTATGGCGCAGAAGTTGTCAGGGTTTCGGGTTCAAGGAGTCGTGTTGCAGAGGAGGCCCAAAAGCCGGAGGGAGGGAAATTCTATGTTGGGCATATACTTCATCCAGTTTTCCGTGATGGAATAAGAAGCCTAGCCTATGAGGTGGTTGAACAGTTTGGCTGGAAAGCGCCGAGGCACGTTTACCTTCCAGTTTCCGCTGGGACATTGCTTTTAGGCGTTATCGGTGGGTTTAAGCACTTGGCAAGCGCCGATGTGATCAAAGAGATGCCAAGAATTATAGCGTGCCAAACAAGACAGGTCTCACCCTTATATCACCGCCTTAAAGGCTTGCCCTATCATCCCCCGGAAAAAGCGACGTCTATTGCCGATGCGTTGGTCAGCACAGCCCCACCTCTTTTGGAGCTTATGCACCGGGAATTGAAGGCCGTGGACGGCGACGCCGTGATGGTGGAGGAGCATGAAATCCTCCAAGCATTCAGAGAACTAGCGGGACTTGGCTTTTACGTTGAGCCTAGCTCAGCCGTAGCCTATGCCGCTTATCAGAAGCAGCTGCAGGCAGGTGAGGTGACACGCGGAGAGGAAACCGTCGTGATTCTGACGGGGATGGGGCTTAAAACAGCCTTGAAACCAAGCTGA
- a CDS encoding acyl-CoA dehydrogenase family protein, with protein MVNFAFTEEQELFRKAVREWCSKELTLEKVREMDNKGEISREIIKELADLGLLLMTVPEEHGGAGADWTTACIAAEELGYADISIAVPVLFLVETAWGFVTDKYCTEHVREEVIRKAARGEAFIGIASTEASGGSDVAAIRSTGTRDGDHWILNGEKTYISGTEEAKKLGGGHFTLVRTSPPPPGAAHRGMTAFFLPINAPGVEVGKRFEEMGRMAISTGSIVMDNVRLPDAYRIGEEGKGFYLTMEGFDNARLLIGATCLGAAQRALELGMQYIKERKAFGNPIGKYEGIQFDLADMWSELEALRSLVYRTAWMNDEKYKRGRFTPLEVTKYISAVKLKVPPFAFKVFEHVMLWMGAWGYTKDCPLEMGLRGIMSYYIGAEGAMNIQRIIIARELLGRDYIPYK; from the coding sequence ATGGTGAATTTTGCCTTCACCGAAGAGCAAGAGCTTTTCCGCAAAGCAGTGCGCGAATGGTGCAGCAAGGAACTAACCCTTGAAAAAGTTAGGGAAATGGATAACAAAGGTGAAATTTCAAGGGAGATCATCAAGGAATTAGCTGATTTAGGTCTGCTCCTCATGACGGTGCCGGAGGAGCACGGTGGAGCCGGGGCTGACTGGACAACAGCCTGTATTGCCGCCGAGGAGCTTGGATATGCGGACATAAGCATAGCCGTACCGGTGCTTTTTCTAGTTGAGACCGCATGGGGTTTCGTGACGGATAAATACTGCACCGAGCATGTTAGGGAGGAGGTTATACGGAAAGCCGCCAGAGGGGAAGCATTTATAGGTATAGCCTCAACCGAGGCCAGCGGCGGTTCAGATGTCGCCGCGATAAGGTCCACTGGCACAAGGGATGGGGACCACTGGATTTTGAATGGCGAGAAAACCTACATAAGCGGAACAGAGGAGGCAAAAAAGCTGGGCGGAGGCCACTTTACGCTTGTTAGGACATCGCCTCCACCGCCTGGGGCAGCCCACAGAGGCATGACAGCCTTCTTTTTGCCGATAAATGCACCTGGTGTGGAGGTGGGCAAACGGTTCGAGGAAATGGGACGCATGGCGATTTCAACGGGCAGCATTGTCATGGATAATGTTAGGCTGCCGGATGCCTACCGCATAGGCGAAGAGGGCAAAGGCTTCTATTTAACCATGGAGGGTTTTGATAATGCGCGGCTGCTGATAGGGGCTACATGCCTCGGCGCAGCTCAAAGAGCTTTAGAGCTTGGAATGCAGTACATTAAGGAGCGCAAGGCCTTCGGAAACCCCATTGGCAAGTATGAAGGCATCCAATTTGACTTGGCGGATATGTGGTCTGAGTTGGAAGCGCTGCGGTCGCTTGTTTACAGGACGGCTTGGATGAACGACGAGAAATATAAGCGGGGACGCTTCACGCCATTGGAGGTTACAAAGTACATTTCAGCCGTTAAATTGAAGGTGCCGCCCTTCGCCTTCAAGGTCTTCGAACACGTCATGCTTTGGATGGGGGCTTGGGGCTACACGAAAGACTGCCCACTGGAGATGGGATTAAGGGGCATAATGTCCTACTACATTGGAGCTGAAGGCGCCATGAACATTCAAAGAATAATCATAGCAAGAGAGCTGCTAGGCAGAGATTACATACCATACAAATAA
- a CDS encoding amino acid-binding protein, translating into MWELIKRHLENYPERLKVARILVENGLSVKNGRIYLNEIEIPRARIAKAAGVDRRTVNETLRAIGSSRELRQIFEDLRSAGHSLKEIARHLELGVVEITPVDARMPGILANSAMILAKNGLSIRQAIVDDPELSPEPKLTLIIEKKVPGELIPEFLKVKGVAKVSVY; encoded by the coding sequence ATGTGGGAGCTAATAAAACGCCATCTCGAGAACTATCCGGAACGACTTAAAGTGGCAAGAATCCTTGTGGAGAACGGTTTAAGCGTCAAGAATGGAAGAATATACCTGAACGAGATTGAAATTCCAAGGGCACGAATAGCAAAAGCCGCCGGTGTGGATAGGAGAACCGTGAACGAAACGTTAAGGGCCATAGGATCAAGCCGGGAACTCCGCCAAATCTTTGAGGACTTAAGGTCGGCTGGACATTCATTAAAGGAGATTGCACGCCACTTGGAACTTGGAGTTGTTGAAATAACCCCGGTGGACGCCCGAATGCCCGGCATACTGGCGAATTCAGCCATGATACTGGCGAAGAACGGTTTAAGCATTAGGCAAGCAATCGTAGATGACCCGGAACTTTCCCCGGAACCGAAGCTAACGCTTATCATCGAGAAGAAGGTTCCCGGAGAACTAATCCCGGAATTTTTGAAGGTTAAAGGAGTTGCAAAAGTTTCCGTCTACTAG
- a CDS encoding TrpB-like pyridoxal phosphate-dependent enzyme, with product MSSKVQKSEYFTILDPDEIPTAWYNIQADLPEPLPPPLDPTTLEPIDPKLLERIFAKELIRQEVSTERFIKIPEEVLEAYLRLPRPTPLYRARRLERFLKTPAKIYFKCENFSPTGSHKTNTAIAQAYYNKEQGIRRLVTETGAGQWGTALAYSCMIFGLKCRIYMVRVSYMQKPGRRIIAQLYGAEMFPSPSDQTEFGRKLLKENPNHPGTLGIAISEAIEDTLTHDDTRYSLGSVLNHVLLHQTIIGLEAKKQFEMIGEYPDVVCGCIGGGSNYAGFCYPFMMDKLRGKTDTEFVACESKAVPHTTKGIYTYDFGDTARMTPLLKMLTIGHGYACPPIHAGGLRYHGMAPSISYLIHKGYMRSVAYHQTEVFQAAQILAQTEGLIIAPETAHSLKFVIDEALRCRKAGEKKVIAMNYSGHGLLDLGAYEQFLAGKLVDYEPEKIEVPTIVPRK from the coding sequence ATGAGCTCTAAAGTGCAGAAAAGTGAATACTTCACCATATTAGATCCAGATGAAATCCCAACAGCATGGTACAATATCCAGGCAGACCTGCCAGAGCCTCTCCCACCACCCCTAGATCCGACAACGCTGGAACCCATAGATCCAAAACTTCTGGAGAGAATTTTTGCAAAGGAGCTTATCAGGCAGGAGGTTTCCACAGAGCGCTTTATAAAAATTCCAGAAGAGGTTTTAGAAGCCTATTTGAGGCTTCCACGCCCCACCCCCCTATATAGAGCGAGACGACTTGAGAGGTTCCTAAAAACTCCAGCGAAAATATACTTCAAGTGTGAGAACTTCAGCCCTACCGGAAGCCATAAAACGAACACGGCCATAGCCCAAGCCTACTACAACAAGGAGCAGGGCATAAGGAGACTCGTAACCGAGACCGGTGCCGGGCAGTGGGGCACCGCTTTGGCTTATTCTTGCATGATTTTTGGGTTGAAATGCCGCATCTACATGGTTCGCGTGAGTTACATGCAGAAGCCTGGCAGGCGAATCATAGCCCAGCTTTATGGCGCTGAGATGTTTCCGTCGCCCAGTGATCAAACAGAGTTTGGCAGGAAACTCTTGAAGGAAAATCCGAATCATCCGGGCACGTTGGGCATTGCCATAAGTGAAGCCATAGAGGACACGCTGACTCACGATGATACCCGCTACTCCTTAGGCTCGGTGCTGAATCACGTGCTCCTACACCAGACCATCATAGGATTGGAAGCCAAAAAACAGTTTGAAATGATAGGTGAGTATCCAGACGTCGTCTGCGGCTGCATAGGCGGAGGCTCCAATTATGCAGGGTTCTGCTACCCATTCATGATGGACAAGCTTAGGGGCAAAACGGACACCGAGTTCGTTGCCTGCGAATCCAAGGCTGTCCCCCACACGACGAAGGGCATATACACCTACGATTTCGGCGACACAGCCAGAATGACACCGCTCCTAAAAATGCTGACCATAGGACATGGCTATGCATGTCCACCCATCCACGCTGGTGGTCTGCGATACCATGGAATGGCACCATCAATATCCTACCTAATCCATAAGGGGTATATGCGGTCCGTCGCCTACCATCAAACGGAAGTTTTCCAAGCAGCCCAGATCTTAGCCCAAACAGAGGGCCTCATAATCGCGCCTGAAACAGCCCACAGCCTAAAGTTCGTCATAGACGAGGCGCTGCGGTGCAGAAAAGCAGGCGAAAAGAAGGTTATTGCCATGAATTATAGTGGTCATGGCCTGCTGGATTTGGGCGCCTACGAACAGTTCCTCGCTGGAAAACTCGTGGATTACGAGCCTGAAAAAATCGAGGTTCCAACAATTGTTCCCAGAAAGTAG
- a CDS encoding ParB N-terminal domain-containing protein → MFPESRNAESEQAAASQFKVVLLPIEQLRPHEKGSPLYLELLKQEILRDGVLKYPIIADEKTLVILDGMHRWLALQSLGYEKIPVLLVNALENPKIRVGSRRIHRYINNSSKNITAKEVISAGLSGQLMPPRTTRHFFPFLKPPRIDCPLDLLGKNVPRDVSKYLVEATPEECRKAIRSWLEEISEELEFLKRRIEEVEREREEFLARIKSLNNNHLS, encoded by the coding sequence TTGTTCCCAGAAAGTAGAAATGCCGAAAGCGAACAGGCTGCAGCTTCCCAGTTTAAAGTAGTACTTCTGCCAATTGAACAGCTAAGACCCCACGAAAAGGGTTCCCCGCTTTACCTAGAGCTTTTGAAGCAGGAAATCCTCAGAGACGGAGTCTTGAAATACCCGATAATAGCCGACGAGAAAACGCTTGTCATCCTAGATGGAATGCACAGATGGCTTGCCCTCCAAAGTTTAGGCTACGAAAAAATACCGGTGCTGCTTGTCAACGCCCTAGAAAACCCAAAAATCCGAGTGGGCAGCAGGCGAATCCACCGTTACATAAACAATTCAAGCAAGAACATAACCGCCAAAGAAGTAATTTCAGCCGGTCTCAGCGGACAGCTTATGCCTCCCCGCACCACCCGGCACTTTTTCCCCTTTCTGAAACCGCCAAGAATAGATTGCCCATTAGATTTGCTTGGGAAAAATGTTCCAAGAGATGTTTCAAAATATTTGGTGGAGGCAACCCCCGAAGAGTGCCGAAAGGCCATTAGAAGCTGGCTTGAAGAAATCTCCGAGGAGCTGGAATTCTTGAAAAGAAGAATTGAAGAAGTAGAGAGGGAAAGGGAAGAGTTTCTAGCACGAATTAAAAGCCTAAACAATAACCATCTTTCCTAG
- a CDS encoding DegT/DnrJ/EryC1/StrS family aminotransferase, protein MIPINAPQIGEEEIEAVVKVLKSGILTHSLGAGPMVKRFEEEFARFVGAKHALAVNSGTAALHMAIVAAGVKRGDEVILPSFTFVATAETVVMAGAKPVFVDINPETYNISPEEVEKAVTRRTEAIIAVDLYGAPADMKPLREIADRHGLKLIEDAAQAHGAVYNGKPVGAYADMACWSFYASKNMTTGEGGMITTSNDELAEKLRLIRCHGEQQKYLSVAIGHNYRMPEIEAAIGLVQLKRLPGFLARRRENAERLTVKLGGAENLQLPKEQPNCRNSWYLYTVRLKGASRERRDTTVEKLKEKGIGAEVYYPWPIHMMPPYRRFRRLKLTETEKASQQVISLPVHPGVRTEQVDFIAETVLSIIKSRFG, encoded by the coding sequence GTGATTCCAATAAACGCCCCGCAAATCGGAGAGGAGGAAATTGAAGCTGTTGTTAAAGTCCTGAAAAGCGGCATACTAACCCACAGCCTCGGCGCAGGACCCATGGTTAAACGTTTTGAGGAGGAATTCGCAAGGTTTGTTGGGGCCAAGCATGCTCTTGCTGTTAACAGTGGAACCGCTGCTCTGCACATGGCTATTGTGGCTGCTGGTGTGAAACGGGGCGACGAGGTTATTCTTCCAAGCTTCACCTTCGTGGCGACAGCGGAAACCGTTGTAATGGCCGGTGCAAAACCGGTCTTCGTGGACATAAACCCGGAAACCTACAACATCTCCCCAGAAGAAGTCGAGAAGGCTGTAACAAGGCGAACTGAAGCCATAATAGCTGTGGACCTTTACGGTGCACCAGCGGACATGAAACCGCTGCGAGAAATCGCCGACAGACATGGGTTAAAGCTAATTGAGGATGCAGCGCAAGCTCACGGCGCAGTCTATAATGGCAAGCCTGTCGGGGCTTACGCTGATATGGCTTGTTGGAGCTTTTACGCCAGCAAAAACATGACCACCGGCGAGGGCGGCATGATAACCACAAGCAACGATGAGCTAGCCGAAAAATTGAGGCTTATACGCTGTCATGGTGAACAGCAAAAATACCTATCCGTCGCCATAGGCCACAATTATCGGATGCCTGAAATAGAAGCCGCCATAGGCCTCGTTCAATTGAAAAGGCTGCCGGGCTTTTTAGCTAGGCGGAGAGAAAACGCTGAAAGGCTTACGGTAAAACTCGGTGGAGCGGAAAATCTGCAACTGCCAAAGGAGCAGCCCAACTGCAGAAACAGCTGGTACCTCTACACTGTTAGGCTTAAAGGCGCTTCTAGGGAAAGACGGGACACCACTGTTGAAAAGCTTAAAGAAAAGGGCATAGGCGCCGAAGTTTACTATCCATGGCCAATCCACATGATGCCGCCATACCGAAGGTTTAGACGGCTTAAGCTCACGGAAACGGAAAAGGCTTCGCAGCAAGTGATTTCGCTTCCGGTTCATCCGGGTGTAAGAACCGAGCAAGTGGACTTCATAGCTGAAACAGTGTTGAGCATCATAAAATCCCGTTTCGGCTGA
- a CDS encoding sugar-binding protein — translation MKKKAHILSVLLLLAVVIQMGSMSHLSSVMAHSGVILSAWTWNQPTIDGDIGDDEWGAAAKIGFNIITSSMVYNGTMYVMNDYNNLYLAAKITDDDFGNETMWDVFAIFFDNDHDHVIPEFGDDGLFCFTVDIPFDHFFYNDTVGWPSDSAYGGLEDGCAAAIGNGTYNFFEIKHPLDSHDDVHDFSLKIGDTVGFCVAYADNNGTIRGFWPPLGNAWHDIKIATPFWQGDLVLSNNDVLVISGEFDINGSIVVTENATLILRDALMRFTPTGSYRTITLTNPAGGNPRLILENAIIDAGSLITILLYGNSTAQINQLDAAGATWLWLELHDFSFANVDGSEFVGLMLYGSSSTNLWHSDVGAVHVYSPEGITINDSSMLDLVAYYNSTVNAHNSAITRLTIHSSTRQTLISELKPSTFSYWNHLENCSVILEGGGYAPNVTLRNTEVGNWTLCFENSQHTIIYYSKLLKLTLYGSSKATVYDTHVCELWLSGFSRLNATTSRADEVHLSGSSLIWSVNSTGNVAQISSQAAIYVNWYLDVYVKDSLGQDVPNANVTVKCADGTLTAKGKTNMFGWVKLTVLASIINATGEFPQGPHTVSAVYGPYENSTTVNVSGNRQVTVILSGFMVPEVFIMLTTMTMLATATSTALLSKSKNSKKKR, via the coding sequence ATGAAAAAGAAAGCCCATATTCTATCAGTGCTTCTCCTGCTAGCCGTTGTTATTCAAATGGGTTCGATGTCACATCTTTCCTCTGTGATGGCGCACAGCGGTGTTATATTGTCTGCTTGGACTTGGAACCAGCCTACAATAGATGGCGACATCGGCGATGATGAGTGGGGCGCAGCAGCCAAAATAGGTTTCAACATAATCACCTCAAGCATGGTGTATAATGGCACAATGTATGTCATGAACGATTACAATAATCTGTATTTAGCTGCAAAGATAACCGACGATGACTTTGGAAACGAAACCATGTGGGACGTCTTCGCCATCTTCTTTGACAATGATCATGACCATGTAATCCCGGAATTTGGGGATGATGGTCTCTTCTGCTTTACCGTTGATATCCCTTTTGACCACTTCTTTTACAACGACACTGTAGGATGGCCCAGTGACTCAGCCTATGGAGGATTAGAGGATGGCTGTGCTGCTGCAATTGGAAACGGAACCTACAACTTTTTCGAAATTAAGCATCCTCTTGACTCACATGATGATGTGCATGACTTCAGCTTAAAAATCGGCGATACTGTTGGCTTTTGCGTTGCGTATGCAGATAACAATGGTACTATCCGTGGTTTTTGGCCTCCTCTGGGTAATGCTTGGCATGACATTAAGATTGCTACGCCTTTCTGGCAGGGCGACTTAGTGCTTTCAAACAACGATGTTTTAGTCATTAGTGGAGAATTCGACATTAACGGAAGCATAGTCGTGACGGAAAATGCCACCCTGATTTTAAGAGATGCCCTTATGCGTTTTACTCCGACCGGATCTTACCGTACTATAACTTTGACGAATCCTGCTGGCGGGAATCCACGTTTAATTTTGGAGAATGCCATAATCGACGCTGGCAGCTTGATTACAATACTGCTTTATGGGAACAGCACAGCTCAGATAAATCAGCTAGATGCAGCAGGCGCAACGTGGTTGTGGCTGGAGCTGCATGATTTCTCATTTGCAAATGTGGATGGCTCTGAGTTTGTGGGCTTAATGCTTTATGGTTCATCATCTACGAACCTCTGGCATTCAGATGTTGGTGCCGTGCACGTCTACAGCCCCGAAGGAATCACCATTAATGATTCTTCTATGCTTGACCTAGTTGCCTATTATAACTCTACGGTGAATGCTCATAACTCAGCAATCACCCGTTTAACAATTCACTCGTCGACGAGGCAAACCCTTATTAGCGAGCTTAAACCATCCACGTTTTCATACTGGAACCATCTGGAAAATTGCTCGGTGATCCTTGAAGGTGGTGGCTACGCTCCAAACGTAACTTTGCGTAATACTGAAGTGGGCAACTGGACCCTCTGCTTTGAGAATTCTCAACACACGATAATTTACTATTCAAAGCTGCTTAAATTGACGCTCTATGGGTCGTCAAAGGCTACCGTATATGACACGCATGTTTGTGAATTGTGGCTTTCCGGATTTTCAAGGCTTAATGCAACTACTTCAAGGGCGGATGAAGTGCATCTAAGTGGCTCCTCATTGATTTGGTCTGTGAATTCCACTGGCAATGTCGCTCAAATTAGCAGTCAAGCCGCAATATACGTGAACTGGTATCTCGACGTTTACGTTAAAGACTCCCTTGGGCAAGACGTGCCAAACGCTAATGTAACCGTCAAATGCGCTGATGGAACATTAACCGCCAAAGGAAAAACAAACATGTTCGGTTGGGTCAAATTGACGGTGCTAGCATCGATCATAAATGCTACAGGCGAGTTTCCACAGGGGCCCCATACCGTTTCAGCAGTCTATGGGCCTTACGAAAACAGCACCACAGTTAACGTAAGTGGAAACAGACAAGTCACCGTTATATTGTCAGGGTTCATGGTCCCCGAGGTCTTCATCATGCTTACCACGATGACTATGCTTGCAACCGCTACATCTACGGCTTTGCTTAGCAAGAGTAAAAACTCTAAGAAAAAGCGTTAG
- a CDS encoding DUF998 domain-containing protein, whose product MSAELTGSNIKAYEGRRLTLNSMKPSNGKVAGALIFVGVVQFVLCMLVAECLYLNYSVSKNYISDLGVGATALIFNVSVFLLGAMVLASVYFLKQKVQSRILLGFLALCGVGAMGVGIFPENSPYMLHTVFSLIAFLFAALSAIASYKIQKSPMSYFAVILGLMALAALILFVYSETFVNMGGASEAAFYLGLGKGGLERMIVYPVLLWAAGFGGYLTKE is encoded by the coding sequence TTGAGTGCTGAGTTAACAGGCTCTAACATTAAAGCTTATGAAGGAAGACGCCTAACATTAAACAGCATGAAACCATCTAACGGTAAAGTAGCCGGAGCCTTGATATTCGTTGGGGTGGTTCAGTTTGTTCTTTGCATGCTGGTGGCTGAATGCCTCTACCTCAATTACAGCGTCTCCAAGAACTACATAAGCGATCTGGGTGTTGGAGCTACGGCGCTGATCTTCAATGTTTCAGTGTTTCTGCTTGGCGCAATGGTTCTTGCCAGCGTCTACTTCCTAAAACAGAAGGTACAAAGCAGAATTCTTTTGGGTTTTCTAGCTTTGTGTGGAGTTGGAGCCATGGGCGTAGGCATCTTCCCCGAAAACTCTCCTTATATGCTGCATACGGTCTTCTCTTTAATCGCCTTCCTTTTCGCTGCACTGTCGGCCATAGCATCCTACAAGATTCAGAAGTCGCCAATGTCCTACTTCGCAGTGATTTTGGGATTAATGGCGCTGGCAGCGCTGATCCTATTTGTATATAGCGAAACATTCGTGAACATGGGCGGTGCTTCTGAAGCAGCCTTTTATCTAGGATTGGGTAAGGGTGGCCTTGAACGCATGATAGTCTACCCAGTGCTATTGTGGGCTGCAGGCTTCGGTGGATACCTGACAAAAGAATAA